In Arthrobacter citreus, a single genomic region encodes these proteins:
- the purH gene encoding bifunctional phosphoribosylaminoimidazolecarboxamide formyltransferase/IMP cyclohydrolase: protein MKKRALVSVSDKQGIIEFVSGLIKHDFEVISTGGTFNLLKDAGLNVIGISEVTNFPEIMDGRVKTLHPSIHGGLLGVRSNEEHMRQMNELGIQPIDLVCVNLYPFKETIMKPDVTFEDAIENIDIGGPTMLRSAAKNHEFVSVVVDPTDYEVVLAELADNNTVSIETNRRLAAKVFRHTAAYDSLISNYLTEQVGEENPESYTVTYESKQSLRYGENPHQKATFYRSPMPTASSIAYAEQLHGKELSYNNINDANEALNIVREFSNPAVVAVKHMNPCGVGEGTTVEEAYDRAYTADPVSIFGGIIATNREVDAATAKKMHELFLEIIIAPSFSEEAIEILTSKKNLRLLTVDLDTKPTFAPKLTTVHGGLLRQDMDTFGLDEATITIPTKRQPTEEEWENLKLGWKVVKHVKSNAIVLAKDHMTVGVGAGQMNRVGAAKIAIEQAGEKSNGAALASDAFFPMNDTVEAAAKAGITAIIQPGGSIKDEDSIKKADEYGIAMVFTGVRHFKH from the coding sequence ATGAAAAAACGAGCTTTAGTTAGCGTTTCAGATAAACAAGGGATTATTGAATTTGTAAGTGGATTAATTAAACATGACTTTGAAGTTATTTCAACAGGTGGAACGTTTAATTTATTAAAAGATGCTGGATTAAATGTAATTGGTATTTCAGAAGTTACTAACTTTCCAGAAATTATGGATGGTCGTGTAAAAACATTACATCCTTCAATTCATGGTGGGTTACTTGGTGTTCGTTCAAACGAAGAACATATGCGTCAAATGAATGAACTAGGTATTCAACCAATTGATTTAGTTTGTGTAAACTTATACCCATTTAAAGAAACAATCATGAAGCCTGATGTTACATTTGAAGATGCGATTGAAAATATCGATATCGGTGGTCCTACAATGCTTCGTTCAGCAGCTAAAAATCATGAGTTTGTATCTGTAGTAGTAGACCCGACAGATTATGAAGTAGTTTTAGCTGAGTTAGCTGATAATAATACAGTTTCTATTGAAACGAATCGCAGATTAGCTGCTAAAGTTTTCCGTCACACTGCAGCTTATGACTCATTAATTTCTAATTATTTAACAGAGCAAGTAGGGGAAGAAAATCCTGAAAGCTATACAGTTACTTATGAATCAAAACAATCTTTACGCTATGGTGAAAATCCTCACCAAAAAGCTACATTCTATCGTTCACCTATGCCAACAGCTTCATCAATTGCTTATGCTGAACAATTACATGGTAAAGAGCTTTCTTATAATAATATTAACGATGCAAATGAAGCATTAAATATCGTACGTGAGTTTTCAAATCCTGCAGTTGTTGCTGTTAAACATATGAACCCTTGCGGAGTTGGTGAAGGAACTACAGTTGAAGAAGCTTATGATCGTGCTTATACTGCAGATCCAGTTTCTATATTTGGTGGAATTATCGCAACAAACCGTGAAGTTGATGCTGCTACAGCTAAGAAAATGCATGAACTATTCCTAGAAATTATTATTGCTCCTTCATTTAGTGAAGAGGCGATTGAAATTCTAACTAGCAAAAAGAATTTACGTTTATTAACAGTAGACTTAGATACTAAACCAACATTTGCACCTAAATTAACAACAGTACATGGTGGTTTATTACGTCAAGATATGGATACATTTGGTTTAGATGAGGCAACTATTACAATCCCTACAAAACGTCAACCAACTGAAGAAGAGTGGGAGAATTTAAAATTAGGATGGAAAGTTGTAAAGCATGTTAAATCAAATGCGATTGTTTTAGCAAAAGACCATATGACAGTTGGAGTTGGCGCAGGTCAAATGAACCGTGTTGGGGCTGCTAAAATTGCAATTGAGCAAGCTGGTGAAAAATCAAATGGTGCTGCATTAGCTTCAGATGCATTTTTCCCAATGAATGATACTGTAGAAGCAGCGGCTAAAGCTGGAATTACAGCAATTATTCAACCAGGTGGATCGATCAAGGACGAAGATTCAATTAAAAAAGCTGATGAATATGGAATTGCAATGGTCTTTACAGGGGTTCGTCACTTTAAACATTAA
- the purN gene encoding phosphoribosylglycinamide formyltransferase — protein MKKIAVFASGNGSNFQAILDATVSGELNAEVKLLVCDRQNAYCIERAKQANIPSFNFTAKDYESKEQYEGEIIAHLKELNVEFIVLAGYMRLIGSTILDSFPGKIVNIHPSFLPLFPGKDAIGQALLAGVESTGVTVHYVDEGMDTGPIIAQEEILIEKGDSKESLEQKVHNVEHVLYVKTLNKLFS, from the coding sequence ATGAAGAAGATTGCCGTATTTGCTTCAGGGAATGGCAGTAATTTTCAAGCAATTCTTGATGCAACTGTAAGCGGGGAATTGAATGCTGAAGTGAAATTACTTGTTTGCGATCGTCAAAATGCATATTGTATCGAACGAGCAAAACAAGCAAATATTCCTTCGTTTAACTTTACAGCGAAAGATTATGAATCAAAGGAGCAATATGAAGGTGAGATTATTGCCCATCTTAAAGAGTTAAATGTCGAATTTATCGTGTTAGCTGGCTATATGAGACTGATTGGGTCGACAATTTTAGACTCATTTCCTGGGAAAATCGTAAATATTCATCCTTCATTTCTACCATTATTTCCTGGAAAAGACGCAATCGGTCAAGCTCTCCTAGCTGGTGTCGAATCGACTGGTGTAACGGTTCATTATGTCGATGAAGGTATGGATACCGGGCCAATTATAGCGCAAGAGGAAATTCTTATTGAAAAGGGAGACTCTAAAGAGTCTCTTGAACAGAAGGTCCATAATGTCGAGCACGTTTTATATGTAAAAACATTAAATAAATTATTTAGTTAA
- the purD gene encoding phosphoribosylamine--glycine ligase, with the protein MKVLVIGRGGREHTIAWKVNQSENVTDVFVAPGNDGMIDVATLVNIDESDNEALIAFAKKEEIDLTIVGPEVPLMNGIVNEFRAANLKVFGPTKEAAIIEGSKSFTKDLMKKYAIPTAAYETFTNYEEAKAYVEKIGAPIVIKADGLAAGKGVVVAMTIEEAIVSLHDMLLDEKYGDASASVVIEEFLEGEEFSLMSFVNGNKVYPMVIAQDHKRAYDGDKGPNTGGMGAYSPVPQIPESIVEQSLNEIVLPVAEAMISEGRHFTGILYAGLMLTSQGPKVIEFNARFGDPETEVVLPRLESDLAEVMLAILNEEEIQLEWSKEAVVGVVLAANGYPEVPEKGTVINGLKNVTDETMVFHAGTKLENNEFVTNGGRVLIIAHKGSSINEACENVYKQIDTIQSTGLFYRHDIGHKAIKVNS; encoded by the coding sequence ATGAAAGTATTAGTCATTGGTCGCGGAGGCCGTGAGCATACAATTGCTTGGAAAGTAAATCAATCGGAGAATGTAACGGATGTATTTGTTGCTCCAGGAAACGATGGAATGATTGATGTTGCAACACTTGTCAATATTGATGAAAGTGACAATGAAGCACTTATTGCATTTGCAAAAAAAGAAGAAATTGATTTAACAATCGTTGGTCCGGAAGTCCCTTTAATGAACGGAATTGTAAATGAATTTCGAGCTGCTAACTTAAAAGTATTTGGTCCAACTAAGGAAGCGGCAATTATTGAAGGAAGTAAAAGCTTTACAAAGGATTTAATGAAGAAATACGCTATTCCAACAGCGGCATATGAAACGTTTACGAACTATGAAGAAGCGAAAGCATATGTTGAAAAGATTGGTGCGCCAATCGTTATAAAAGCTGATGGATTGGCAGCGGGTAAAGGCGTAGTAGTTGCAATGACGATTGAAGAAGCGATTGTAAGTCTTCACGATATGCTACTTGATGAAAAGTATGGCGATGCAAGTGCTTCTGTAGTTATTGAAGAATTTTTAGAGGGCGAAGAGTTCTCATTAATGTCTTTCGTAAATGGAAATAAGGTTTACCCTATGGTAATCGCGCAGGACCATAAACGTGCTTATGACGGAGATAAAGGTCCTAACACAGGTGGTATGGGGGCTTATTCACCAGTACCTCAAATCCCTGAATCGATTGTTGAGCAATCATTAAATGAAATAGTGTTACCAGTTGCAGAAGCAATGATTTCTGAAGGAAGACACTTTACTGGTATCCTGTATGCAGGTTTAATGTTAACAAGCCAAGGACCTAAAGTAATCGAATTTAATGCACGATTTGGTGACCCAGAGACTGAAGTTGTATTACCTCGTTTAGAGAGTGATTTAGCTGAAGTAATGTTAGCAATTTTAAACGAAGAAGAGATCCAATTAGAATGGTCAAAAGAAGCTGTTGTTGGAGTTGTACTTGCTGCAAATGGATATCCAGAAGTTCCTGAAAAAGGCACTGTCATCAATGGATTAAAAAATGTAACTGATGAGACAATGGTTTTCCACGCAGGTACAAAGCTTGAAAATAATGAATTCGTAACAAATGGTGGAAGAGTACTAATTATTGCACATAAAGGCAGCTCAATAAATGAAGCTTGCGAAAATGTGTATAAACAAATTGACACGATTCAATCAACTGGTTTATTTTATCGCCATGATATTGGGCATAAAGCAATTAAAGTTAATAGTTAA
- a CDS encoding phosphoribosylformylglycinamidine cyclo-ligase has translation MANAYKQAGVDIEAGYEAVNRMKKHVQKTMRQEVLGGLGGFGGMFDLSKFNYKEPVLVSGTDGVGTKLKLAFQMDRHDTIGIDAVAMCVNDIVVQGAEPLFFLDYLAVGKAVPERIEHIVKGVSDGCIQAGCSLIGGETAEMPGFYPEDEYDIAGFAVGIADKSKLVTGLSIKEGDFLLGISSNGIHSNGYSLVRKVLLEKGGLALDQHIDQLGHTLGEELLRPTKIYVKPILNVLKKTEVKGMAHITGGGFIENIPRMLPEGIGAEIDYGSWPIQPIFDLLEEIGELKREEMFNIFNMGIGMVLAVSEENLHEIINLLEEDGEKVFIIGRTTSGEGVTFGGGSL, from the coding sequence ATGGCGAATGCATATAAACAAGCTGGAGTAGATATCGAAGCTGGCTATGAAGCAGTGAACAGAATGAAAAAACACGTTCAAAAAACAATGCGTCAAGAAGTTCTTGGTGGATTAGGAGGATTTGGAGGAATGTTTGATCTTTCTAAATTCAACTATAAAGAACCAGTTCTTGTATCAGGGACAGATGGAGTAGGAACAAAATTAAAATTAGCTTTCCAAATGGACCGTCACGATACGATTGGCATTGATGCAGTCGCGATGTGTGTGAATGATATTGTGGTTCAAGGAGCGGAGCCTTTATTTTTCCTAGATTATTTAGCAGTTGGTAAAGCTGTACCTGAACGAATTGAGCATATTGTTAAAGGTGTATCAGACGGTTGTATTCAAGCAGGTTGCTCTTTAATTGGAGGAGAAACAGCAGAAATGCCTGGTTTCTATCCAGAAGACGAATATGATATTGCTGGTTTTGCAGTAGGGATCGCTGACAAGTCAAAGCTTGTAACAGGATTAAGCATTAAAGAAGGAGATTTCTTATTAGGAATCTCATCAAATGGTATTCATAGTAATGGATATTCTCTAGTACGTAAGGTTTTATTAGAAAAAGGCGGCTTAGCACTTGATCAACACATTGATCAATTAGGTCATACATTAGGCGAAGAATTGCTACGCCCAACAAAAATTTATGTAAAACCGATCTTAAACGTTCTTAAAAAGACTGAAGTAAAAGGTATGGCACATATTACTGGTGGCGGATTTATTGAAAATATCCCTAGAATGTTACCAGAAGGAATCGGTGCTGAAATAGATTATGGTTCATGGCCAATCCAACCAATCTTTGATTTATTAGAAGAGATTGGTGAATTGAAACGTGAAGAAATGTTTAATATTTTCAATATGGGTATCGGTATGGTTTTAGCTGTTAGCGAAGAAAACCTACATGAGATTATTAATCTATTAGAAGAAGACGGAGAAAAAGTATTCATTATTGGTAGAACGACGTCAGGTGAAGGTGTTACCTTTGGTGGAGGTTCTCTGTAA
- a CDS encoding CamS family sex pheromone protein — protein sequence MKKRIGMLLCCFTLILSGCSLTIKNEDKVVQENNNKKGEDAIIPRYSISNDYYKTILPFKPSTTRGAVVANIDNRLDINEFELGLMRLVQEQYSTKDYLYQEGQLLSKETVVSWLNRKYTPAQFKEKQNALKAANLNPKSITNDGLNPIQNDSKNLSADQKAQQSPIYLNHILEQDYLKKDGKEVKVEGIAIGLAMNSVYYYQEEHGYPRELKISQEDMLKQGKAIAQEILTRVRKMDAFKNIPITFAIYRQQSQSSVVPGNYVAMTSVSGNDFSISNWDKINEKYYLFPSAAATADYRDDAMKMVNFKSDIENYFPNYTGVVGTGFYKDNELIQLKIDIPMQFYGKAEVIAFTQYVAGLMMDHFPSYLKVETNIFSSNGQEALIVKDVDAKEPSVHIYD from the coding sequence ATGAAGAAACGTATAGGAATGCTCCTATGTTGTTTTACGCTCATCTTATCTGGCTGTTCATTAACGATCAAGAATGAAGATAAGGTTGTACAAGAAAACAATAATAAAAAAGGGGAAGATGCGATTATACCCCGATATTCAATTTCAAATGATTACTACAAGACAATACTTCCGTTTAAACCTAGTACAACAAGAGGTGCTGTCGTTGCAAATATCGATAATAGATTAGATATTAATGAATTTGAATTAGGTTTAATGCGACTTGTACAAGAGCAGTATTCAACAAAAGATTACTTGTATCAAGAAGGTCAATTATTAAGTAAAGAAACAGTGGTATCTTGGTTGAATAGGAAGTATACTCCTGCTCAATTTAAAGAAAAGCAAAATGCACTTAAAGCTGCAAATTTAAACCCAAAATCGATTACGAATGACGGATTGAATCCGATTCAAAACGATTCTAAAAATTTAAGTGCAGATCAAAAAGCTCAGCAATCTCCAATCTATTTAAATCATATTTTAGAGCAGGATTATCTAAAAAAAGATGGAAAAGAAGTTAAAGTTGAAGGAATAGCAATTGGTTTAGCGATGAACTCTGTCTATTACTATCAAGAAGAGCATGGCTACCCAAGAGAACTTAAAATTTCACAAGAAGATATGTTAAAGCAAGGAAAAGCAATCGCTCAAGAAATTTTAACTCGAGTTCGCAAAATGGATGCATTTAAAAATATTCCAATTACATTTGCTATTTACCGCCAGCAAAGTCAATCTTCCGTTGTACCAGGGAATTACGTTGCAATGACTTCAGTCTCAGGAAATGACTTCTCGATTAGCAATTGGGATAAAATTAATGAAAAATATTATTTATTCCCATCAGCTGCTGCAACTGCAGATTATCGTGATGATGCAATGAAAATGGTCAACTTTAAATCAGATATAGAAAATTATTTTCCAAATTATACGGGTGTAGTAGGCACTGGATTTTATAAGGATAATGAATTAATACAACTAAAAATTGATATACCTATGCAATTCTATGGTAAGGCAGAAGTCATAGCTTTTACACAATATGTAGCAGGACTTATGATGGACCATTTCCCTTCATACTTAAAGGTTGAGACGAATATATTCTCATCTAATGGACAGGAAGCTCTCATTGTAAAAGATGTAGATGCGAAGGAACCTAGTGTGCATATTTATGATTAA
- a CDS encoding DUF2892 domain-containing protein, which translates to MLRPNISTINALIRITAGLTILAYGTAKLTRRRCSNSVIILIIVGAMKVAEGILRFCPMTALGKKCMIMAEKHDEEDSFEDCIQPS; encoded by the coding sequence CTGTTGAGACCAAATATTAGCACTATAAACGCACTCATACGTATAACTGCTGGCCTAACAATTTTAGCTTATGGCACAGCAAAGCTCACACGCAGAAGATGTAGTAATTCTGTCATCATTTTGATAATAGTTGGTGCCATGAAAGTTGCTGAAGGAATTTTACGTTTTTGCCCAATGACTGCACTCGGCAAAAAATGTATGATTATGGCAGAAAAACACGACGAGGAAGATTCATTCGAAGACTGCATTCAACCTTCATAA
- a CDS encoding heptaprenylglyceryl phosphate synthase encodes MYDYSQWNHIFKLDPNKGISDDDLEKICESGTDAILVGGTDDVTLDDTLSLLVRIRRYAVPCILEVSNLEAVTPGYDFYFIPTVLNSNDPKWIVGMHQQAMKEFAHLVHAEELVMEGYCILNEDCKAAKLTSAVTDLSVEDVVAYAEVSEQLLKLPIFYLEYSGTYGSVEVVKEVSNVLNNTKLFYGGGISSTEQATEMKQYADTIVVGNIIYENLQEALLTVKAAKEGATK; translated from the coding sequence ATGTACGATTATTCACAATGGAATCACATATTTAAATTAGATCCAAATAAAGGCATCTCAGACGACGACTTAGAAAAGATTTGTGAGTCAGGAACGGATGCAATATTAGTTGGAGGTACTGACGACGTAACGTTAGATGATACATTATCATTATTAGTCAGAATTAGACGTTATGCGGTGCCTTGTATTTTAGAAGTTTCAAATCTTGAGGCAGTCACGCCAGGTTATGATTTTTACTTTATCCCGACTGTTTTGAATAGTAATGACCCGAAATGGATTGTTGGGATGCATCAACAAGCAATGAAAGAATTTGCTCATTTAGTTCATGCCGAAGAACTTGTGATGGAAGGTTATTGTATTTTAAATGAAGACTGTAAGGCCGCTAAGCTTACAAGTGCAGTGACGGATTTATCGGTAGAAGATGTTGTGGCATATGCAGAAGTTTCTGAGCAATTATTAAAATTACCAATATTTTATTTAGAATATAGTGGGACTTACGGTTCTGTAGAGGTTGTAAAAGAAGTATCAAACGTATTAAATAATACGAAACTATTCTACGGTGGAGGAATTTCTTCAACCGAGCAAGCGACAGAGATGAAACAATACGCAGATACAATTGTTGTTGGGAACATTATATATGAAAACTTACAAGAGGCTTTATTAACTGTAAAAGCTGCGAAAGAAGGAGCGACAAAGTAA
- the pcrA gene encoding DNA helicase PcrA, translating to MKTAEELLQGLNPMQKEAVKTVDGPLLIMAGAGSGKTRVLTHRIAYLLGEKGVAPWNILAITFTNKAAREMQERVFNLVGKNAEDIWISTFHSMCVRILRRDIDRIGFNRSFSILDTTDQLTVIKNILKEKNLDSKKFEPRSILGSISSAKNELQTAAEYSKNAFTPFEKIVGEIYTSYQDRLRKNHSLDFDDLIMMTINLFERVPEVLQYYQRKFQYIHVDEYQDTNHAQYKIVKMLAEQFKNICVVGDSDQSIYRWRGADISNILSFEKDYEKAQVILLEQNYRSTQTILDAANAVITNNSNRKAKKLWTENGQGNPIHYFRAASEQDEGYFVAGKLAQWKKEGIQQYSDCAILYRTNAQSRAMEEVLVKSNIPYKMVGGVKFYDRKEIKDILAYLRFIANPNDEISFSRVINVPKRGVGAASVDKIINYSIMNDLSLSDTLEQIDFVGLSGKITKATGDFHTMTKNWQQMLDYLSVTELVEEVLDKTGYIQMLKDENTIESASRIENIEEFLTVTNAFEESSEDKSLVSFLTDLALVSDIDQADKDESQADEVILMTLHSAKGLEFPVVFLIGLEEGIFPHSRSLMDEEEMEEERRLAYVGITRAEKNLYITNAQTRTLYGRTSVNQESRFINEIPEELLDRANKKVVNERRAVSRPAVAMKTTGGESLGWRVGDKASHGKWGIGTVVSVKGEGEAMELDIAFPSPVGIKRLLAKFAPITKA from the coding sequence ATGAAAACAGCAGAAGAATTATTGCAAGGCTTAAATCCAATGCAAAAAGAGGCCGTAAAGACGGTGGATGGTCCTTTATTAATTATGGCCGGTGCAGGCTCAGGTAAAACGCGAGTACTAACGCATCGTATTGCATATTTGCTAGGTGAAAAAGGCGTCGCTCCTTGGAATATACTAGCAATTACATTTACGAACAAAGCAGCAAGAGAGATGCAAGAGCGTGTATTTAACCTAGTTGGAAAAAACGCAGAAGACATTTGGATTTCAACATTCCACTCAATGTGTGTACGAATTCTACGTCGAGATATTGATCGAATCGGTTTTAATAGAAGCTTTTCGATTTTAGACACAACAGACCAATTAACAGTAATAAAAAACATTCTTAAAGAGAAGAACTTAGATTCAAAGAAATTTGAACCTCGTAGCATTTTAGGCTCCATAAGCAGTGCGAAAAATGAATTACAAACAGCTGCTGAGTATTCAAAAAATGCTTTTACTCCTTTTGAAAAAATCGTTGGAGAAATTTATACATCTTATCAAGATCGACTACGAAAAAATCATTCGTTAGACTTCGATGACTTAATTATGATGACAATTAATTTATTTGAACGAGTTCCTGAAGTATTGCAATATTATCAAAGAAAGTTTCAATATATCCATGTGGATGAGTATCAAGATACAAACCATGCTCAATATAAAATTGTAAAAATGCTTGCTGAGCAATTTAAAAATATATGTGTAGTTGGTGATTCAGACCAATCTATTTATCGTTGGCGTGGGGCGGATATTTCTAATATCCTTTCATTCGAAAAGGATTACGAAAAAGCGCAAGTCATTCTTTTAGAACAAAATTATCGTTCGACTCAAACGATTCTTGATGCAGCGAACGCGGTTATTACGAATAACTCAAATCGTAAAGCGAAAAAACTTTGGACAGAAAATGGACAAGGAAATCCAATTCATTATTTTAGAGCTGCCTCTGAACAAGATGAAGGATATTTCGTAGCCGGGAAACTAGCACAATGGAAAAAAGAAGGAATTCAACAATATAGTGATTGTGCAATTCTTTATCGCACGAATGCTCAATCACGTGCAATGGAGGAAGTTTTAGTTAAATCTAATATTCCTTACAAAATGGTCGGCGGAGTTAAGTTCTATGATCGTAAAGAGATTAAGGATATACTTGCTTACTTAAGATTCATTGCAAATCCAAATGATGAGATTAGTTTTTCCCGAGTTATTAATGTGCCAAAACGCGGTGTAGGTGCGGCATCTGTTGATAAAATTATTAACTATAGCATCATGAATGACTTATCTTTATCTGATACTTTAGAGCAAATCGATTTCGTTGGTTTAAGTGGTAAAATTACGAAAGCTACTGGAGATTTCCACACGATGACGAAAAACTGGCAACAAATGCTAGATTATTTATCAGTAACAGAACTAGTTGAAGAAGTTCTTGATAAAACTGGCTATATCCAAATGTTAAAAGATGAAAATACAATAGAATCTGCTTCAAGAATTGAAAATATTGAAGAGTTTTTAACAGTTACAAATGCTTTTGAAGAAAGCAGTGAAGATAAAAGTCTTGTTTCATTCTTAACTGATTTAGCGCTTGTTTCAGATATTGATCAAGCCGATAAGGATGAGTCGCAAGCCGACGAAGTTATACTAATGACACTTCATTCAGCTAAGGGATTAGAGTTCCCAGTAGTCTTTTTAATAGGTCTGGAAGAAGGGATTTTCCCACATAGCCGTTCTTTAATGGATGAAGAAGAGATGGAAGAAGAAAGAAGATTAGCGTACGTAGGTATAACACGTGCGGAAAAGAATTTATATATTACAAATGCACAAACACGTACACTTTATGGTCGCACTAGTGTAAACCAAGAATCTCGTTTTATTAATGAAATACCTGAAGAATTATTAGATCGTGCAAATAAGAAGGTTGTTAATGAAAGACGAGCTGTTTCAAGACCTGCAGTAGCAATGAAAACAACTGGTGGCGAGTCACTAGGTTGGAGAGTTGGAGATAAAGCTTCTCATGGTAAATGGGGAATTGGTACAGTTGTAAGTGTAAAAGGAGAAGGCGAAGCAATGGAATTGGATATTGCTTTCCCAAGCCCAGTTGGTATAAAGCGTTTATTAGCAAAATTTGCTCCAATTACGAAAGCATAG
- the ligA gene encoding NAD-dependent DNA ligase LigA, which produces MDQKIIDKVEELRTKLNQYNYEYYVLDQPSVPDAEYDLVLHELIGLEEQYPEILTPDSPSQRVGGQAIDLFEKVVHSHPMLSLGNAFNEGDLKDFDQRIRQDTQIVSYVCELKIDGLAVSLQYENGLFVKGATRGDGTVGEDITHNLKTIKAIPLRLSEPITIEARGEAFMPKASFEKVNELREKNGEELFANPRNAAAGSLRQLDPKIVAKRDLSFFVYGFPTAAEFSIEKHSEALDYLQKLGFKTNTFRKTCHTIDEVIEYVEEWKEKRPSLPYEIDGIVIKVDEYSTQNKLGSTAKVPRWAIAFKFPAEEVVTKLVDIELSVGRTGVVTPTAILEPVRVAGTVVKRASLHNEDLIKEKDIRIGDTVVIRKAGDIIPEVVNVLLDRRTGDEQPFEMPTHCPSCDHDLIRVPGEVALRCVNPFCPSQIREGLIHFASRDAMNIEGLGERVVAQLFDANLIKTFTDLYLLTKEQLLALERFGEKSADKLVSAIQTSKDNSLEKLLFGLGIRHVGAKAAKTLAQHFQTIDHIMEASVEELTGINEIGSKMAQSISDYFSQDEVKELISTFKSVGVNTEYKGIQVENINMDSLFAGKTVVLTGKLEQMTRSEAKKQLEALGAKVAGSVSKSTDLVIAGEAAGSKLDAARKLNIEVWDEERMIKELQPQ; this is translated from the coding sequence ATGGATCAAAAAATCATTGATAAAGTTGAGGAACTAAGAACAAAATTAAATCAATACAACTATGAGTATTACGTATTAGATCAGCCTTCAGTGCCAGATGCCGAATATGACTTAGTATTACATGAATTAATCGGATTAGAGGAACAATATCCTGAAATTTTAACGCCGGATTCTCCTTCTCAACGTGTTGGTGGACAGGCAATTGATCTATTTGAAAAAGTCGTTCATAGTCATCCAATGTTAAGCTTAGGTAATGCGTTTAATGAAGGTGATTTAAAGGATTTCGATCAAAGAATTAGACAGGATACACAAATAGTATCTTATGTTTGTGAATTGAAAATAGATGGTTTAGCAGTTTCATTACAATATGAAAATGGATTGTTTGTTAAAGGTGCAACTCGTGGAGACGGTACAGTAGGAGAAGATATTACTCATAACTTAAAGACGATTAAAGCCATTCCATTAAGACTTTCTGAACCTATCACAATCGAAGCTCGTGGTGAGGCATTCATGCCAAAAGCTAGCTTTGAAAAGGTAAATGAATTACGTGAGAAAAATGGAGAAGAATTATTTGCTAATCCTAGAAATGCAGCGGCAGGTTCACTTCGCCAGTTAGATCCTAAAATTGTTGCAAAGAGGGATTTATCATTTTTTGTTTACGGATTTCCTACGGCAGCAGAATTTTCAATTGAAAAACACAGTGAAGCATTAGATTATTTACAAAAGCTAGGATTTAAAACTAATACATTCCGTAAAACTTGTCATACAATTGATGAAGTAATTGAATATGTTGAGGAATGGAAAGAAAAACGTCCATCATTACCTTATGAAATAGATGGAATCGTTATAAAAGTGGATGAATATAGTACCCAGAATAAATTAGGATCAACGGCTAAAGTGCCGAGATGGGCTATTGCATTCAAGTTCCCAGCTGAAGAGGTAGTTACAAAGTTAGTAGATATCGAATTAAGTGTAGGGCGTACAGGAGTAGTAACACCAACTGCTATATTAGAGCCAGTTCGAGTTGCAGGTACGGTCGTTAAGCGCGCATCGCTCCATAATGAAGATTTAATTAAGGAAAAAGACATTCGAATTGGCGACACAGTTGTTATTCGTAAGGCGGGAGACATTATTCCAGAAGTAGTAAATGTGTTATTAGATCGCCGTACTGGTGATGAGCAGCCTTTTGAAATGCCAACTCACTGTCCTTCATGTGATCATGACTTAATAAGGGTGCCAGGTGAAGTTGCACTGCGTTGTGTAAACCCGTTTTGCCCGTCTCAGATTCGTGAAGGATTAATTCATTTTGCGTCTCGAGATGCTATGAATATTGAAGGTTTAGGAGAGCGAGTAGTCGCTCAATTATTCGATGCAAACTTAATTAAAACTTTTACAGATCTTTATCTTCTTACAAAAGAACAGTTATTGGCATTGGAACGATTTGGAGAAAAGTCAGCGGATAAATTAGTATCTGCAATACAAACTTCAAAAGACAATTCACTTGAAAAACTATTGTTCGGATTAGGGATTCGCCATGTTGGAGCTAAGGCAGCAAAAACGTTGGCTCAGCATTTCCAAACAATCGATCATATTATGGAAGCCTCAGTTGAAGAATTAACAGGAATTAATGAAATTGGTTCAAAGATGGCACAGTCAATTAGTGATTATTTTTCACAAGACGAAGTAAAAGAACTAATTTCAACATTTAAATCTGTTGGCGTAAATACTGAATATAAAGGAATTCAAGTAGAAAATATTAATATGGATTCTCTTTTTGCTGGTAAAACAGTAGTATTAACTGGTAAGCTAGAACAGATGACTAGAAGTGAAGCTAAAAAGCAATTAGAAGCACTTGGTGCAAAAGTTGCTGGAAGTGTTAGTAAGAGCACTGATTTAGTTATTGCGGGTGAGGCAGCTGGTTCGAAATTAGATGCTGCTCGTAAATTAAATATCGAGGTTTGGGATGAAGAGAGAATGATTAAAGAGCTTCAACCACAATAA